Proteins co-encoded in one Streptomyces sp. NBC_01283 genomic window:
- the aroQ gene encoding gamma subclass chorismate mutase AroQ: MARGASLSPPEQPTTRGIAVRLASSSAGRLLAAGAVTAALLAGSGVAGSGVAAAAPARQPVAASSVAHAGAYARLHTLADLAARRLATADLVAAAKYGTDSPIDDPAREKQVLDDVARQARELGADPEATVRIFRDQIEANKVVQRELHRRWDADPSQAPSERPDLAEVRKEINRVNGELVRGIAASPSARSMPSCRGFVVLAGVRVRGERQLDVLHTVALGRALRSVCAD, from the coding sequence ATGGCCCGCGGCGCTTCGCTGTCGCCGCCCGAGCAGCCGACCACCAGGGGAATCGCCGTGCGTCTTGCCTCGTCCTCCGCGGGCCGTCTGCTCGCCGCCGGTGCCGTGACGGCGGCTCTGCTGGCCGGGAGCGGGGTGGCCGGGAGCGGGGTGGCCGCCGCCGCCCCGGCCCGGCAGCCGGTCGCCGCCTCGTCGGTCGCCCACGCGGGGGCGTACGCGCGGCTCCACACCCTGGCCGATCTCGCTGCCCGGCGCCTGGCCACCGCCGATCTCGTCGCCGCCGCGAAGTACGGCACGGACAGCCCCATCGACGACCCGGCCCGCGAGAAGCAGGTGCTCGACGACGTCGCGCGGCAGGCGCGGGAGCTGGGTGCCGATCCCGAGGCGACCGTGCGGATCTTCCGGGACCAGATCGAGGCCAACAAGGTGGTCCAGCGGGAGTTGCACCGGCGCTGGGACGCGGACCCTTCGCAGGCGCCGTCGGAGCGGCCCGATCTCGCGGAGGTCCGCAAGGAGATCAACCGGGTGAACGGGGAGCTGGTGCGGGGGATCGCCGCCTCGCCGTCGGCGCGGTCCATGCCGTCTTGCCGTGGGTTCGTGGTTCTGGCGGGCGTACGGGTGCGTGGTGAGCGGCAGCTTGACGTGCTGCACACGGTGGCCCTGGGACGGGCGCTTCGGTCGGTCTGCGCGGACTGA
- a CDS encoding acyl-CoA synthetase yields the protein MEYNLADLFESVVDVVPDREALVYIDHPGTGAERRLTYAELDRAANRLAHHLIDSGLKPGEHLGLHLYNGVEYLQTVLACLKARLVPVNVNYRYVEEELVYLYRDADLAALVFDAEFTERVAAALPRTEKLRHLVRVGTPPADAPALDVVAFADAEAAGSPERGFAARSADDLFIIYTGGTTGMPKGVMWRQEDLFFAGLFGGEPAGEPVKRPEELAERVAAGGPGLTFFPAPPLMHGTSTLTSFIAFNYGQRVAIHRKYVPEELLRTIEREKVSSVSLVGDAMLRPLIDALHGPLKGTDLSSLFSVSSSGAIMSETVRAQFQELAPNVLLLNNFGSSESGSNGKATDDSGPEKGFRLEVNERTQVVDLVTHEPVPVGEPGRLAQRGHVPLGYYNDPAKTAETFFQKGEERWVLLGDMATVDEEGIVTVLGRGSQCINTGGEKVYPEEVEQALKSHPDVYDALVAGVPDERWGNRVAAVVQLRDGADPLDLEAVQTHCRTRLAGYKIPRAVVFTPQIQRSPSGKADYRWAKAVAAGG from the coding sequence CAGCGGTCTGAAGCCCGGCGAGCATCTGGGGCTCCATCTCTACAACGGCGTCGAGTACCTCCAGACCGTCCTTGCCTGCCTCAAGGCACGCCTCGTGCCGGTCAACGTCAACTACCGCTACGTGGAGGAGGAGTTGGTCTACCTCTACCGCGACGCGGATCTCGCCGCGCTCGTCTTCGACGCGGAGTTCACCGAGCGGGTCGCGGCGGCGCTGCCGCGCACGGAGAAGCTGCGGCATCTGGTGCGGGTGGGGACCCCGCCTGCCGACGCGCCCGCGCTCGACGTGGTGGCCTTCGCCGACGCCGAGGCGGCGGGTTCGCCCGAGCGCGGGTTCGCGGCGCGTTCGGCCGACGACCTGTTCATCATCTACACCGGCGGCACCACCGGCATGCCCAAGGGGGTGATGTGGCGCCAGGAGGACCTGTTCTTCGCCGGGCTCTTCGGCGGTGAGCCCGCGGGTGAGCCGGTGAAGCGGCCCGAGGAGCTGGCGGAGCGCGTCGCTGCGGGCGGCCCCGGCCTCACGTTCTTCCCCGCTCCCCCGCTGATGCACGGCACGTCGACGCTGACGTCGTTCATCGCCTTCAACTACGGCCAGCGGGTGGCCATCCACCGCAAGTACGTTCCCGAGGAACTGCTGCGCACGATAGAGCGCGAGAAGGTCTCCAGCGTGTCGCTGGTGGGCGACGCGATGCTCAGGCCGCTCATCGACGCCCTGCACGGACCGCTCAAGGGCACCGACCTGTCGTCGCTGTTCAGCGTCTCCTCGTCCGGGGCGATCATGTCGGAGACGGTGCGCGCCCAGTTCCAGGAACTGGCCCCGAACGTCCTGCTCCTGAACAACTTCGGCTCGTCCGAGTCCGGTTCCAACGGCAAGGCGACGGACGACTCTGGCCCGGAGAAGGGTTTCCGCCTGGAGGTCAACGAGCGCACCCAGGTGGTGGACCTGGTCACGCACGAGCCGGTCCCGGTGGGCGAGCCGGGCCGCCTGGCCCAGCGCGGCCATGTGCCGCTCGGCTACTACAACGACCCGGCGAAGACCGCCGAGACCTTCTTCCAGAAGGGCGAGGAGCGCTGGGTCCTGCTCGGCGACATGGCCACCGTCGACGAAGAGGGCATCGTCACCGTCCTCGGCCGGGGCTCGCAGTGCATCAACACCGGGGGCGAAAAGGTGTATCCGGAGGAGGTCGAGCAGGCACTGAAGTCCCATCCGGACGTGTACGACGCGCTGGTCGCCGGAGTCCCCGACGAACGCTGGGGCAACCGCGTCGCCGCCGTCGTCCAACTCCGCGACGGGGCTGACCCGTTGGACCTGGAGGCGGTCCAGACCCACTGCCGCACCCGCCTGGCCGGCTACAAGATCCCCCGCGCGGTGGTCTTCACACCCCAGATCCAGCGCTCCCCGAGCGGCAAGGCGGACTACCGGTGGGCGAAGGCGGTGGCGGCGGGCGGCTAG